One Alphaproteobacteria bacterium genomic region harbors:
- a CDS encoding MFS transporter, with protein MHDARLKKSLALIQLGTFLEYFDLVLYIHMAVILNKIFFMDSDPYTASLLATLTFSSTYVLRPLGALFFGYLGDHYGRKSTVVITTLLMSLCSFTIASLPGYAEIGIASSIILIICRMLQGFSSVGEFIGAQVYISEITKPPRSYFYTSMVIVSASLGGVFALLIANLLTFLNPVNGWRTAFYFGSAIALVGSIARNYLRETPEFLKGRRERNKDKNAPSIIAPKNYRKNLLCYVGIDCIGPMCFYLTFIYLGGILGSQYGLDSYQIIRQNLYVAIIDAIFTFLWARSALRFYPFKVLKFRGSIFLCVGLVLPFLASWSTSPLHIFMIQMLLVIFGPSSVPADALLIRSFPIIGRYTSASLAYALSRMIMYPLTSFGCFFVGQYFGFPGIAGVLCFFTCLYLVAVRNFQPAHCEITFNADIPEQKTSKKTAAQGVLRSSA; from the coding sequence CATATGGCCGTTATCCTTAATAAAATATTTTTTATGGATTCCGATCCTTATACGGCCTCTCTTTTGGCGACCCTTACGTTCTCATCGACCTATGTTTTAAGACCGTTGGGAGCTTTGTTTTTTGGGTATCTTGGCGATCACTATGGCCGAAAATCGACGGTCGTTATCACCACTCTTCTGATGTCATTGTGTTCTTTTACGATTGCTTCTCTGCCAGGATATGCTGAGATTGGAATCGCATCATCGATTATATTGATTATCTGTCGTATGTTGCAGGGATTTTCTTCTGTTGGGGAATTCATTGGGGCCCAAGTGTACATTAGCGAAATAACGAAACCCCCCAGGTCTTATTTTTATACAAGCATGGTCATTGTTTCGGCAAGCCTTGGTGGTGTTTTTGCTTTGTTAATTGCCAATTTATTGACTTTTTTAAATCCAGTTAATGGGTGGCGAACAGCTTTTTATTTCGGATCAGCCATTGCTCTTGTTGGGTCTATTGCGCGCAACTATTTAAGGGAAACGCCAGAGTTTTTGAAAGGCCGACGGGAACGAAACAAAGACAAAAATGCTCCATCAATCATAGCTCCCAAAAATTATCGTAAAAATTTGTTGTGTTATGTTGGGATTGATTGCATTGGACCAATGTGTTTTTACTTAACATTTATTTATTTAGGGGGTATTCTCGGATCACAATATGGGCTTGATAGTTATCAGATCATTCGCCAAAATCTTTATGTTGCCATTATTGATGCGATTTTCACTTTTTTGTGGGCGCGCTCAGCGTTAAGATTTTACCCATTTAAAGTTCTTAAATTCAGGGGATCGATATTTTTGTGCGTTGGTCTGGTTTTGCCTTTTCTGGCGAGCTGGTCAACAAGTCCACTACATATTTTTATGATCCAAATGTTGCTTGTTATTTTTGGACCAAGTTCGGTTCCGGCAGATGCGCTTTTAATTCGATCATTCCCCATTATTGGACGTTATACATCAGCATCTTTGGCTTATGCCTTATCACGAATGATTATGTATCCTTTAACGTCGTTTGGATGTTTTTTTGTGGGGCAGTATTTTGGGTTTCCTGGAATTGCTGGCGTCCTTTGTTTCTTTACCTGTTTGTATTTGGTGGCTGTTCGAAATTTTCAACCAGCACACTGCGAAATAACATTCAATGCAGATATTCCAGAACAGAAGACATCAAAAAAGACAGCAGCACAAGGTGTTCTTAGATCTTCCGCTTAA